In the Endozoicomonas sp. SCSIO W0465 genome, AGGGCTTTGGTGCTGAGCTCCCCGCGTTTACACAGATCGTCATCAACATATCAGAGATTGTCCAGAATTATTGGCACATCGTCCTGGGAACCTTGGTTATTGGCGGCTTCCTGATAAAACGGACGCTGAAGACATCCAAATCAGCCAGAGACTCTCTGGATCGCCTGGTACTGAAACTGCCAATTATTGGTGAAATACTGGATAAATCAGCCGTTGCCCGCTTTGGCCGGACCCTGTCAACAACCTTTGCTGCAGGGGTTCCTCTGGTGGATGCTCTCGACTCAGTAGCCGGTGCTGCCGGTAATGTAGTTTATGCCAATGCTGCCAGGAAGATCAAAGAAGATGTATCTACCGGTCAGCAACTACAGTTTGCCATGAAAAGTTCAGGGATATTCCCGGCTATGGCTGTACAGATGGTATCGATCGGTGAGGAATCAGGCTCTCTGGATGAGATGCTTGATAAAGTCGCCACTTTCTATGAAGAAGAAGTGGATAATATGGTTGATGGCCTGACCAGCCTTATGGAGCCCATCATCATGTCAGTGTTGGGTGTACTGGTTGGTGGCCTGATTGTTGCAATGTACTTGCCAATCTTCCAGCTGGGCTCGGTTGTTTAAAGAACCTCCTGATCGCCCTTATATCGTTTCAATATCTTAAAATCGGGGCATAAAGCCCCGAAATACAAGAGAACTCTCCCAACTACCTCCGTTTTTTGTTGTTTCATTTTTCCTGATATGGCAAGACTTTTCCGGTCGCTTATTTATGCTGCCTTGGCAAGTTTTGTTCATTTTCAAACTGACTTATCAGTCAGCAATAAAAGGGTAATAAGGTATTACTCGTTCTTAGGGTAGACATTAAGCTCAAAAAAGGTTCGTTTCCGGCGGCAGAACCCACCTTGAACAGCCACAATAAAGCTTCGAAACCATTATCAATGGCTGAACAAGATGAGTACTGCAAATAGTAGATTAGTTGAAAAAAACTGTTGACCTGTTTCGACCGGTCAGAACTCCTAAGTATGGCGGAACAGCTTGGTTTTACTATACGACAGCGAGATATCCGTCCTTTGGATTTTATCCTCTCACTGATCGATGCCCTCGCTGGTGATGGAAACTGCGATACCCAGGCGGATCTACACCGTAAATTTAACGAGTTGACGGGGCTGAATGTCTCTTATCGTTCTTGGGCAAATCAAGCTAAAAAGGACGCGCTGCCTACTCTTATCCTGTGGCTATGGGTGCAGTGTCTGGAAATATTTTCCCGCAAAGTCATGGCGTTTGATGAAGACAGTCCATTTTCAGAGTTTGAGCACATTCTGATTCAGGACGGTTCGTCACAAGCTGTCTATGATGCCCTGAAAGAAGCATTTCCCGGCAGGTTCTCAACGGTCAGTCCTGCTGCCGTCGAGCTTCATACGACAATGGATCTTCTCACCAACAACCTGGTGCGGGTGCAGCTGACTGAAGATACCCGTTCAGAAAGAGACTGTCTGCCACCACTGCCAACATCCATGGCCTATATCCTGATGCTAATGGATGCCGGTTATTTTGAGCTGGAACTCTTTGCCGCTATTGATGACAGGGAGGGTTCTTTTATCTGCAAGGCACCTCAGAGTATCAACCCGACGATACTCAGCGCGGTACGGGAGGATGGCAAGAATCTCAATCGCTACAAAGGACAAAAACTGAAGGATGTACTGTCTGGCTTCCCCAAAGACCAGTGCCTCGACCTGGATGTAGAATGGCCGGGATTCAAAGCCTGGCCATTCCGCTTGGTTGTCCGCTGGAATGACAAAAAACAGAAGTGGGTTTTCGTTGTGACCAACCTGAACCGGGTGGAGTTCACCTTGAGTGATGTGCTCCAGGCCTATCGTCTACGGTGGCAGATAGAGCTGATTTTCAAAGAGATCAAATCCTATTCAGGGTGGCATCGTTTTAACACCAAATCAGCGACACTGGTGTTTAGCCTGATTCTGATGTCCTTTGTGGTTGTGACGTTGAAAAGGTACCTTGCCCATGCTGCACAGGCGAACCTCTGTGAAAGTGGGAGCATTGAGGAAATCTCGACGCACAAGGTGATGAAAAGTGGGACTCACCTGTTTGGTAATGTGATTTCATCGTTGATGAATGCAGGAAAGTCATTGGTCTCATGCATTAAAAAGCTACTGGACTTCTGGGGAAATAATGCGAAACGAGAACACCCTGCACGGGATGGTTGTTCAGGGCGTACAAGATTAGGCTTCTGTGCAGTGGGTGGAGCTTAATGTCTACCTTAAGATTACTCGTTAGCCTCTGGATAGGCAAACGGCAAAAATTTATGTTCGGTTGACATAAATAGTGGATGGGTTGTGTCAGAGAGGAACTTTTATAAGAAAGGACGGTCATAGGCTAGAATTCAATATTTCGATATTTCAATATTTCAATGGATAAATCCATCTATCCTGCTTATTTTGATGCAAATACCAATCACCTTTCTTATTTTCAAGATACCACTTTTTCAGAACCTGGCACATCATGTCAGGCCTTCTCCCGTGATGTTATAGAAGTAGCTAATGTTCTGTGTGCTATGCGCACGCATCAAACCACTAAAAACTTCCTTCAGCAGCCGACATTGCCGACTGCTATTATTGCCCCTCAACTAAATAATAAATTGCTTCAACGAAATACACTTCCTGTAGGAAAAGAACTGGATTATAAAACATCTGCTTCCGGCCCCGTTGAATCCCTGACCATTCCACATGATAAGGTTTACGCTCAACCCGCGAAACGGAAAGCTTCCGGACAAGCCGGGGCACAATCCGGGCAACGGAAGGCTTACGTTCGATCCGAGAATCGGAAGATTTCCGCACGAGCCTGGGCGCAGTCCGAGAAAGGGAAGGCTTGCCAGAAAGCTTACGCACAATCCGAGAAAGGGAAGGCTTCCCGAAAGGCCTACGAACAGTCTGAGAAACGGAAGGCTTACCAGAAGGCATACCGGAAGACTTACCTAAAGTCTGAGAAACGGAAGGCTTATCAGAAGGCTTATGCACAGTCCGAGAAACGGAAGGCTTACCAGAAGGCATACCAGAAGGTTTATGCTCAGTCTGAGAAGGTGAAGGCTTATCAGAAGGCTTACGCACAGTCTGAAAAAGGGAAGGCTTGCCAGAAGTCTTACGCGCAGTCCGAGAAAGGAAAAGCCTACCAGAAGGCTTACCAGAAAGCTTACAAAGAAGTTTTAAAGAGTACCGGCGATAGAGAACAAGCAAGGAGCGCTGGTAAACAAGCTGCCGCTTTTATAAGAGAATCGAATAAAGCAAAAAATAATGAGCTTAAATCAACCTCCATTGTCCCAACTGTACACTTTTCAAACTGACTGGTTAGACAGAAAACGAAGGTAAGAAGGTATTACGGATCATAATACTCTAAAACGGCAAATACTAAAATCGCCTGTGTCGCCACAAAAGCTCCATTAGACTGATCAAAAATAATAGAAAACTGCCTTTTATTAGGAAGCATCAATGTCATGGTTTTATTGGTCATCTTGAAGAGAGGAACTTTCATAAAAGATAGTGGTCTCAAGTCAGGGTTCAATAATTCGATAATTCAATGTCTGATCCATATATTTTCTCTCCACATTCAAGATTTCAACTTTCCCCGGAAGCTCTTATTTCGAGTAATAGATCAAATTTAAATAACAGGCCGCAGTCAGATGGTTTAGCATTCGGGCTACCAATTGAAGCTGTTGTACCAAGCAATTATGTTAATACCTTATCATTTATTGATGAAAGCTTTTATAACCCATGCTTCGGCCCCTGTTTGAAGAACGCATCTGTCAGTGTTATATATTCTCAAGAACCTGATCAAAACGAGCCATTAGATTTATCACTGGACCCCGAGGCATACCAACAAGCCGACCAAAATAACAAGGAGGCCAGAGCCAAATACGAAGCATCTGATAAACGCAAAGAGGCCAGATCCAAATACGAAGCATCCGAAAAACGCAAGAAGGCCAAAGCCAAATACGAAGCATCCGATAAAGGCAAGGAGACCAGAACCAAATACGAAGCATCCAATAAGCGCAAGAAGGCCAAAGCCAAATACGAAGCATCCGATAAAGGCAAAAATGCCAGAACCATAATTAATGCAAGATCAAATGCCTATCGAGCAGCCTTACAAAAAGGCTTTTCTGAAG is a window encoding:
- a CDS encoding IS4 family transposase, producing the protein MTCFDRSELLSMAEQLGFTIRQRDIRPLDFILSLIDALAGDGNCDTQADLHRKFNELTGLNVSYRSWANQAKKDALPTLILWLWVQCLEIFSRKVMAFDEDSPFSEFEHILIQDGSSQAVYDALKEAFPGRFSTVSPAAVELHTTMDLLTNNLVRVQLTEDTRSERDCLPPLPTSMAYILMLMDAGYFELELFAAIDDREGSFICKAPQSINPTILSAVREDGKNLNRYKGQKLKDVLSGFPKDQCLDLDVEWPGFKAWPFRLVVRWNDKKQKWVFVVTNLNRVEFTLSDVLQAYRLRWQIELIFKEIKSYSGWHRFNTKSATLVFSLILMSFVVVTLKRYLAHAAQANLCESGSIEEISTHKVMKSGTHLFGNVISSLMNAGKSLVSCIKKLLDFWGNNAKREHPARDGCSGRTRLGFCAVGGA
- a CDS encoding type II secretion system F family protein translates to MAAKPTKIVTFVWQGKDKAGKKTKGEMQSSSAALVKAELRKQGILATKVAKKGPSLGLGGGGKIKPMDIALFTRQLATMMRAGVPLLQAFDITAGGIEKESMRDLVGKIKNEVASGSTFADSLRHHPDYFDDLYCNLVASGEQSGALETLLDRIATYKEKTEALKAKIKKAMNYPIAVVCIAIIVTVILLVKVVPQFEEVFQGFGAELPAFTQIVINISEIVQNYWHIVLGTLVIGGFLIKRTLKTSKSARDSLDRLVLKLPIIGEILDKSAVARFGRTLSTTFAAGVPLVDALDSVAGAAGNVVYANAARKIKEDVSTGQQLQFAMKSSGIFPAMAVQMVSIGEESGSLDEMLDKVATFYEEEVDNMVDGLTSLMEPIIMSVLGVLVGGLIVAMYLPIFQLGSVV